The genomic segment TTTCAATATCGTTTATATCAATAAAAATATATATATCATTTAGGCTATCTAAAAGTCCAAAGTTACTTAGTAAGACTGATCCTCCTACACCCCAAACGATATTTAAATTATTAAGCTTATTTCCTATATAACTCAATGCTTTAAGCATTTTTTTCACCTCTTGAATTTATATTAATATAGATTATTGATGTTAATAATATTATTAATATTTAAAAAAAATTTATTCATTAGAGCACAAAATATAAATAATGACCTATTTAGGGGAATAAGTCATTATTTACACCTTTGTTAGCATTTATATAATTATTAATTATGGGGAGAAATAATAATAATTAAATTACTATCTCAAATATAATATATATCATTATTGTGTCAATAGTATGTCAAATATGAAATAATACCCAGTTTTGAAACCTACTAAGTATTAACTTGAAACACTTCAAATATATGGTATAGTAGTTTATAGAATATATAAAATTAGTGAGAGTGAGATAAATTATGGAGTGGATTGATGCAGTAAAGGATTATAATCCTTGTAATGAGCAGGAAATGAAGGATAAGGAAATTATATTAAAGTATTCTAGCATATTTGATGATATTTTAACTAGAGATAATGAAATTATACATATGACAAGTTCAGCATTTGTGATTAATAAAGCTAGAAGCAAGGTTTTAATGGTTCATCATAATATATATAATTCATGGGCATGGACTGGTGGCCATGCTGATGGAGAGAAAGATTTATTGTCTGTTGCTATTAAAGAAGCAGGAGAGGAGACGGGGGTAAAAAATTTAATACCTGTTAATAATGAAATAGCCTCAATAGATATTTTACCTGTCTTTGGACATGTAAAAAAAGGAATATTTGTTTCTCCGCATTTACATGCTTCTCTAGCATATATTATTGAAGCTGATGAAACTGAGAAGCTTATTGTTAAG from the Clostridium beijerinckii genome contains:
- a CDS encoding NUDIX hydrolase; this translates as MEWIDAVKDYNPCNEQEMKDKEIILKYSSIFDDILTRDNEIIHMTSSAFVINKARSKVLMVHHNIYNSWAWTGGHADGEKDLLSVAIKEAGEETGVKNLIPVNNEIASIDILPVFGHVKKGIFVSPHLHASLAYIIEADETEKLIVKPDENSAVKWIPIDEINLFSNEQHMKKVYDKIVFKIKNL